A DNA window from Maribellus comscasis contains the following coding sequences:
- a CDS encoding sugar phosphate isomerase/epimerase family protein codes for MNEYRINRRNFLQKTAILGATSMLTPGFISGLKANPTPRMVTNDISIAQWSLVDEIRKGKWKTLDFPKIAREDFDINGIEFVNTLFEVPTLHYLKTLKQNAKDYGISMVLIMVDDEGETCTPSKEERKQTVINHQKWIDIANYLGCHAIRTNCRGPENAPKDEALKWATETYNMMLEYAVPANVSILIENHGRLSNDADWMEALMKQVNHLYFGSYPDWREPGPEFDNVNFLRKMLPYAGGNSYRNQPTEELTAQMIKMCKDAGYRGWYGIESSGREAIHQGKALLKKYL; via the coding sequence ATGAACGAATACCGTATCAATCGTCGTAATTTTCTTCAAAAGACAGCTATTCTTGGAGCAACCAGTATGTTAACTCCGGGATTTATATCCGGATTGAAAGCAAACCCTACACCAAGAATGGTAACAAATGATATATCTATTGCTCAGTGGTCATTGGTCGATGAAATCAGAAAAGGAAAGTGGAAAACACTTGATTTTCCCAAAATAGCGCGGGAAGATTTTGACATCAATGGTATTGAATTCGTCAATACTTTATTTGAGGTTCCAACATTACACTATTTAAAAACACTGAAACAGAATGCCAAAGACTATGGCATCTCCATGGTGCTGATAATGGTTGACGACGAAGGGGAGACCTGCACTCCATCAAAAGAAGAGAGAAAGCAAACCGTAATAAATCATCAGAAATGGATTGATATTGCCAATTATCTGGGATGTCATGCAATTCGCACAAACTGTCGTGGACCTGAGAATGCTCCCAAAGATGAAGCCTTAAAATGGGCAACAGAAACATATAATATGATGCTTGAGTATGCGGTGCCGGCTAATGTTAGTATTTTGATTGAAAATCACGGAAGGCTTTCCAACGATGCTGACTGGATGGAGGCTTTGATGAAACAAGTCAACCACCTCTATTTTGGTTCTTATCCGGATTGGAGAGAACCTGGCCCTGAGTTTGACAACGTAAACTTTCTGCGTAAAATGTTGCCATACGCAGGTGGTAATTCCTATCGTAACCAACCGACAGAAGAATTAACGGCGCAAATGATTAAAATGTGTAAAGATGCAGGTTATCGGGGATGGTATGGGATTGAGTCAAGCGGACGCGAAGCAATTCATCAAGGTAAAGCATTGTTAAAAAAGTATTTGTGA
- a CDS encoding 3-keto-disaccharide hydrolase — MALKKEFVLVCLIISAFLLESGVLKAQVQVATFGKNINYEDVLSAKLKKAEPVKWVQVNTNADTWKVDGKILKCTGLPIGVIRSEKQYENFIMHIEWSHQEAGGNSGTFVWSKAQPGENRLPDGVEVQMLDLEWVKLNTRDGKEPPVAYVHGELFGVGGVEITPENPRGKRSKSKENRVLGKKKWNTYDVVCVDGNIKLSVNGKFVNGITNSSQKRGYICLEAEGAEIHFRNIQIIELD; from the coding sequence ATGGCTCTAAAAAAAGAATTTGTTTTGGTATGTCTGATTATTTCAGCATTTCTGTTAGAATCAGGTGTTTTAAAAGCTCAGGTTCAGGTGGCCACATTTGGAAAGAATATTAATTATGAAGATGTTCTTTCAGCAAAATTAAAAAAGGCAGAGCCTGTAAAATGGGTTCAGGTGAATACCAACGCCGATACATGGAAAGTTGACGGGAAAATTTTGAAATGTACAGGGCTCCCCATCGGCGTAATTCGCAGTGAAAAGCAGTACGAAAATTTTATTATGCACATCGAATGGAGTCATCAGGAGGCAGGAGGTAATTCCGGGACATTTGTGTGGAGCAAAGCTCAACCTGGCGAAAATCGTCTTCCTGATGGCGTTGAGGTACAGATGCTGGATTTGGAATGGGTAAAATTAAATACCCGCGATGGTAAGGAACCACCTGTTGCATATGTTCATGGCGAATTGTTTGGTGTTGGCGGCGTAGAGATAACCCCTGAAAATCCGAGAGGTAAGCGCAGTAAATCAAAAGAAAACCGGGTACTGGGGAAAAAGAAATGGAATACCTACGATGTTGTTTGTGTTGATGGCAATATAAAACTTTCTGTTAACGGTAAGTTTGTAAATGGTATTACCAATTCATCGCAGAAAAGAGGTTACATATGTTTGGAAGCAGAAGGAGCAGAAATTCATTTCAGGAACATTCAAATTATTGAATTAGATTGA
- a CDS encoding Gfo/Idh/MocA family protein has translation MDLSRRQFTKIAGLATVGTVISSNSVWAANSDTLKVGLIGCGGRGTGAAEQALSADPNVVLYAMADAFSDHLEESYTSLKQKFGEKVQVAANKKFVGLDAFQKLIDSDVDVVLLATPPAFRPEHLEAAINADKHIFCEKPFAVDAPGLRRVMMAAKKAKDKQLSLVSGFCWRYHIPKRETFSRVLDGQIGEVVAAEATYNTGELWYKERQKGWSDMEYQLRNWLYYNWLSGDHIIEQAIHSIDMLSWAMGDEAPVKVSGTGGRQKRTDKKYGNVYDHFGITYEYSNGTKAYVFCRQQTGTTPSYAVELTGLDGKCLVDCRTGLHEIKGKNPWKYDDDTKFTDENAYKKSKVKNMYQQEHDELFASIRSGKPMNDGEWMTRSNLLAMAGRMAAYSGETISYEQALSSMEVLFPGDISWKTKYDIPIAVPGIKKFK, from the coding sequence ATGGACTTATCAAGAAGACAATTTACGAAGATTGCCGGACTGGCAACAGTAGGAACAGTTATTTCATCCAACTCCGTTTGGGCTGCCAACAGTGATACATTGAAAGTTGGGCTTATTGGCTGCGGCGGTCGCGGGACAGGTGCTGCAGAGCAGGCTTTGAGTGCCGACCCGAATGTGGTGCTTTACGCAATGGCTGATGCTTTTTCTGATCATTTGGAAGAATCATATACTTCATTGAAGCAAAAATTTGGAGAAAAAGTACAGGTTGCAGCGAATAAAAAGTTTGTGGGATTAGATGCGTTCCAAAAACTTATTGATTCGGATGTTGACGTGGTTCTGTTGGCTACACCACCTGCTTTCAGACCGGAACATTTGGAAGCGGCGATAAATGCAGATAAACATATTTTTTGCGAAAAACCATTTGCTGTTGATGCTCCGGGTTTACGCCGGGTAATGATGGCAGCAAAAAAAGCAAAGGACAAACAGCTTTCCCTTGTTTCAGGGTTTTGCTGGAGATACCATATCCCAAAACGCGAGACATTTAGCCGTGTTTTAGACGGGCAGATAGGAGAAGTTGTTGCGGCTGAAGCCACATATAACACCGGTGAGTTGTGGTATAAAGAACGTCAGAAAGGTTGGTCGGATATGGAATACCAGTTACGCAACTGGCTTTACTACAACTGGCTGTCGGGCGATCATATTATCGAACAGGCCATACACAGTATTGATATGCTTTCGTGGGCGATGGGAGATGAGGCTCCTGTAAAAGTAAGTGGCACAGGCGGACGCCAAAAACGTACAGACAAAAAGTACGGCAATGTTTATGACCACTTTGGAATAACTTATGAATATTCAAATGGAACCAAAGCCTATGTTTTTTGTCGTCAGCAAACCGGAACTACGCCGTCGTATGCTGTTGAACTTACGGGTTTGGATGGTAAATGCCTTGTGGATTGCAGAACAGGATTACATGAAATAAAAGGAAAAAATCCCTGGAAATACGACGACGATACTAAATTTACAGATGAAAACGCTTATAAAAAGTCGAAAGTAAAAAATATGTATCAACAGGAACACGACGAATTGTTCGCTTCAATCAGAAGTGGAAAGCCTATGAATGACGGGGAATGGATGACCCGCTCCAATTTGCTGGCTATGGCTGGTCGAATGGCTGCTTACTCAGGAGAAACCATTTCATACGAACAGGCACTCTCGTCAATGGAAGTATTATTCCCGGGAGATATCTCGTGGAAAACCAAATACGACATTCCGATTGCTGTTCCGGGAATTAAAAAATTTAAATAG
- a CDS encoding PIG-L deacetylase family protein, with product MKFILVLFFIVFTTLFTTAQNEKLNIVVIGAHPDDADLKAGGTAIKFVGLGHNVLFVSLTNGDAGHYKTGGGALAKIRIAEAKEAGKRFGVTYKVLDNHDGELMPDLHVRLQLIRLIREWNADVVIGPRPNDYHPDHRNASILVQDAAYMVIVPNVAPDTPPLKKNPVFLYAEDRFQKPYPFRPDIAVDISDVVDQKVYAVAAHKSQFFEWLPWVDGSLDSVPPTEEGKLEWLKNLRVHQVKPSVKQSLIKWYGEEKGNKAEVAEAFEICEYGKQPNKEDIYRLFPMLKE from the coding sequence ATGAAATTTATTCTAGTACTTTTTTTTATTGTGTTTACAACACTGTTTACCACGGCTCAAAACGAAAAACTGAATATTGTAGTAATAGGTGCTCACCCTGATGATGCAGATCTTAAAGCAGGAGGTACAGCTATTAAATTTGTCGGGCTTGGGCACAATGTATTGTTCGTTTCACTTACGAATGGTGACGCCGGACATTATAAAACAGGAGGTGGCGCTTTGGCAAAAATACGAATTGCAGAAGCAAAAGAAGCCGGCAAAAGATTTGGCGTAACCTACAAAGTTCTCGATAATCATGATGGAGAGCTGATGCCCGATTTGCATGTTCGTTTGCAACTTATCCGGTTAATAAGGGAGTGGAATGCTGATGTGGTCATTGGCCCACGCCCGAATGACTATCACCCTGATCACCGAAATGCTTCAATATTAGTACAGGATGCAGCATATATGGTTATTGTACCGAATGTGGCACCGGACACTCCTCCTCTAAAGAAAAATCCGGTATTTCTTTATGCCGAGGACAGGTTTCAAAAACCCTATCCTTTTCGCCCCGATATTGCGGTGGATATTTCAGATGTTGTTGATCAGAAAGTATATGCTGTAGCTGCTCATAAATCGCAGTTTTTTGAATGGTTGCCCTGGGTTGACGGCTCTTTGGATTCTGTCCCGCCAACAGAAGAGGGGAAATTGGAATGGCTTAAAAATCTTCGGGTACACCAGGTTAAGCCATCTGTTAAACAATCATTGATAAAATGGTACGGAGAAGAGAAAGGAAATAAAGCAGAAGTTGCCGAAGCTTTTGAAATATGCGAATATGGCAAACAACCCAATAAAGAAGATATTTATCGGCTGTTTCCCATGTTGAAGGAATAA
- a CDS encoding Gfo/Idh/MocA family protein: MKFDRRDFITKTTLGTIGAASILSACSSEKSKKEEIQLPELLDQAPDGKVLKAGLIGCGGRGTGAAINFLDAGPNLQITALGDVFQDRIDSCREKLKTEKGVEIADENCFLGFDSYEKVIDSGVDLVLLCTPPHFRPAHVEAAVNARKHIFMEKPIAVDPVGARSVMASAKKAEAIGLSMVSGTVRRVQKDYMETQRRVANGEIGEITGANIIRNGGALWYRNRQPEWSDMEYMIRNWVNFCWLSGDHITEQFIHEIDVMNWHVDKIPVKAIGWGGRQRRVTGDQYDFFSIEYVYDNGMRTHCAARQINGCTNQKVQQINGTNGYADAAGIIYDLEGNEIWKYPHPEEDDTNSKWKVTNPFVQEHINLVASIRAGKPISDAEAQINSTLITIMGRISAYTGKDVSWEEMLNSDLYLGPKTYVLGPVPEIKEEIPVAGAPAPGSL, translated from the coding sequence ATGAAATTTGATCGTCGGGATTTCATTACCAAAACAACACTGGGAACCATTGGTGCGGCAAGTATTTTATCCGCTTGTTCTTCAGAAAAATCAAAAAAGGAAGAAATTCAGTTACCCGAGTTACTGGATCAGGCTCCGGATGGAAAAGTACTAAAAGCAGGACTAATAGGCTGTGGAGGCCGGGGAACAGGCGCTGCAATCAATTTTCTGGATGCCGGACCAAATCTCCAAATTACTGCTTTGGGTGACGTTTTTCAGGATAGAATAGACAGTTGTCGGGAAAAATTAAAAACTGAAAAAGGAGTTGAGATTGCCGATGAAAACTGTTTTTTGGGTTTTGACAGTTACGAAAAAGTAATTGATTCGGGTGTAGACCTTGTGCTTTTATGCACTCCTCCGCATTTTCGCCCTGCCCATGTGGAAGCCGCTGTAAATGCACGGAAGCACATTTTTATGGAAAAGCCAATAGCTGTCGATCCGGTAGGAGCCCGCTCTGTAATGGCGTCGGCAAAAAAAGCTGAGGCCATTGGTTTAAGTATGGTAAGCGGCACTGTTCGCAGGGTACAGAAAGATTATATGGAAACACAACGGCGCGTGGCAAATGGTGAAATAGGTGAAATTACAGGGGCAAATATTATCAGAAATGGTGGTGCATTGTGGTACCGCAACCGTCAACCCGAATGGAGCGACATGGAATATATGATACGTAACTGGGTAAATTTCTGCTGGCTTTCCGGCGACCATATTACCGAACAATTTATACATGAAATTGATGTAATGAACTGGCATGTTGATAAAATTCCGGTAAAAGCGATCGGTTGGGGTGGCCGGCAACGTAGAGTAACAGGCGATCAGTACGACTTTTTCAGCATTGAATATGTTTACGATAACGGGATGCGCACCCACTGCGCAGCGCGCCAGATTAACGGATGCACAAACCAAAAAGTACAGCAAATAAACGGAACAAACGGATATGCCGATGCTGCCGGAATAATTTACGACTTAGAAGGTAATGAAATATGGAAATATCCCCATCCGGAAGAGGACGACACAAATTCAAAATGGAAAGTGACAAATCCGTTTGTGCAGGAACATATTAATCTTGTTGCTTCTATCCGGGCAGGAAAGCCAATTAGTGATGCCGAAGCACAGATAAACTCAACACTTATTACAATAATGGGCAGAATTTCGGCATACACAGGTAAAGATGTAAGCTGGGAGGAAATGCTAAATTCTGATTTATACCTTGGACCTAAAACTTATGTTCTTGGCCCGGTGCCTGAAATAAAGGAAGAAATTCCGGTGGCAGGTGCACCTGCTCCGGGGAGTTTGTGA